One Nicotiana tabacum cultivar K326 chromosome 23, ASM71507v2, whole genome shotgun sequence genomic window, ATCTTGTAGATGACACATTATGTATGTTACTGAAAATTGCAGAGGCTAACTTTTAGTCCTCTTTTCTGTAGGCTGAATTTCAGAATGTCATTGAATCTGTATCTAAATTTGGAAACGTCTCATGCCGATCTGCTTCTATTGCTTGGAATCCTTTAAAAGGAGAAATTCAGCAATCAAGCTTTGTTTTGGGTTTTAATTCTGACATGCCACACATGAACTCCTCCAAGGTATGATGAGTTCCTTTCTTTATGTTACTTTAAGGGTTGCGTTCTAAAATCCTTATTTGGTTCTATTTACAAAGTCTTTCTTCATTAGCTAAAACTTGGCAGTGCATTTATTGCATTCAGATTCTTGTTGATTATGAGTTAAGGTAAagctatttttttttatgaagagTAAAGCTAGTTATGCAACTTATATGTATTTATTGGGCATTCATAAAGTCGGAAGAGGCAATTCTTGAAATCTTAAGCTGCTATCATGCAGTATGGTCTTAAAAAGCTGCTAGTGTACTTGGTCTCTGGTGGGACATATGTAATGTTATCATATCATAGATTTCTACAGGTTTGGGAATTCGATCAGGATCATCAGAGATGGCTTCCAGTTGCGGAATTAGCTTTACCTGCAGATAAAGGTGATCCAGTCTCTACAGTTGCATGGGCACCAAATATTGGAAGGTTCGCTCTTGGAAACATCCTCTTTAATCATTTATAGAGCATATATGAATGTCAGCAGTGGTATTAGGGAGTTTACAAAAGATGTTTCTGTAGTCTTTCCTTTTTGGCCAAGGAGATTTCTAGCCTGAACGATCCACTATTAATCTGGGTGAGTAAGGGATTTCCATTGTACATACTGTACTTAACCCATGGACAGATGTCTCTGCACATTTAAGGCATATATGATGCAGATACTGTATCGTAATAATTGAATATTATGACTTCCTTAGAACTGTTTAGTTGAGTGTGCAGTGTCTGCTTCTTTTTGTTCGTTATAAAAAATGCAAATACTATACACTCAACTCGACAGCTGACTGAGGCTTAAAATTGCTCAGTGCTAGAATTCACGGGTGGTTTCCAAAGTCCTgcaaagcaaagaaaaatttatCTGCTCAGTTTGTTGGATGCGCTTTCTAACTTAAAAGCTTCCTTTTTCAGGCCGTACGAGTTAATAGCGGTTTCTACTTCCAAGGAAATTGCAATATGGCATGTTGGATCAAATCCTGACCCCAATGGAAGGCTCTCGGTGGAGAAGGTTGCCACGCTCTCTACTCATGACAGCGAGGTACCTAGTGCCACACTCTTTAGTTTAGCTGTTCCCTTGTAAATCAATTATGTCTTAGCCTCAATTTAGTAGAGTCACTTGTTGTTATCTATTCTGAGTTTTTTGCTAGGGTAAACTTTGACTAGCAAGCGACTAATTCACACATTTTATTACCCCATATTTGATTTTTTTGTCATGCAGGTATGGCAGATGGAATGGGACATGAGCGGGATGACACTTGCTACTACTGGGAGCGATGATGTAGTTCGCTTGTGGCAGTCCGACTTGAATGGGGTTTGGCATGAACAAGCGGTATTAGAGCCCACTAGCTAGGTTGCTTATGTGATTTTCACATTCAAGCTTGTCAAAGAGGCAACAACCCAGCAAAACACAAAGTTTCTCTGGTGGTTATCCACGTTACCAGTTTGCCATCAGGCATATCATTTTGTAAAGCATATCATTCTGTGGCTTCAACTCTTGCATTATAAAGTGGTTTGTGGCAAGTGGGAATATTGGAAATTCCCAATATAATTTATGTTCATCTGACATCATGAACTTGTTATCCCATTGTTTTAGTGTGGAAAATTGGGATACAGGTTTTGATTTACTATTATTATTCATATCCAATTTGACTTTTTTGGGCAGGCAGCATAGGCCTTGTTTGTcgagagaaattcaaaaatagtcagatttacaagtggtaattgaaaaataaccacaatttcaaaagtaattgaaatttagtcacttttcatgtaaagataaatctgaacgaaaacactgttcaaa contains:
- the LOC107815426 gene encoding protein SEH1, which codes for MDKPIINLDKGTTCTAWNFSGQRLAAGSTDGNLSIFDSTDPASSVFTCSSKFKVHESSIVKIIWAPPEYGDAVACICADGSLLLWEEVVEDSELLQWKLCKCFDRISSQVLDVQFGVSKTSLKLVAAYSDGQVKVFELLDPFELKNWQLQAEFQNVIESVSKFGNVSCRSASIAWNPLKGEIQQSSFVLGFNSDMPHMNSSKVWEFDQDHQRWLPVAELALPADKGDPVSTVAWAPNIGRPYELIAVSTSKEIAIWHVGSNPDPNGRLSVEKVATLSTHDSEVWQMEWDMSGMTLATTGSDDVVRLWQSDLNGVWHEQAVLEPTS